A region from the Rhinoderma darwinii isolate aRhiDar2 chromosome 2, aRhiDar2.hap1, whole genome shotgun sequence genome encodes:
- the LOC142741608 gene encoding uncharacterized protein LOC142741608 — protein sequence MLSPGLAVLPCLWAAWTFIGIITTYTMTMAEGHYETPLMSISDTGAKIPESIVLMIVTTVSNLLKVAIMYVMYRLIEIRAAERQICGVIFRKLLLALGWTACVGNLIAIYLQESCVRNYIGFAAMLCTGLYSICLAGPLYTASRNVRCVRCTKAALSVLMFLAFLSKLACKMAMYALCTSDHCIQSAKTSLTILEWLVLFSSCISQILLYRDFQVLKIKFRESLKEDWIILRDDLEETSPSKEEKEPDPEKMGP from the exons ATGTTGAGCCCAGGCTTGGCTGTTCTGCCATGTCTCTGGGCAGCTTGGACCTTCATCGGTATTATTACCACTTACACCATGACTATGGCTGAAGGTCATTATGAGACACCATTGATGAGCATCAG CGACACTGGAGCGAAGATCCCAGAGTCCATAGTGCTGATGATAGTGACCACCGTCTCTAACCTACTAA AAGTCGCCATCATGTACGTAATGTACAGACTCATAGAGATCAGAGCGGCTGAGAGACAAATCTGTGGCGTCATCTTCCGGAAACTGCTGCTGGCGCTCGGATGGACGGCCTGTGTGGGGAACTTGATAGCCATATAtttacag GAATCCTGTGTGAGAAATTATATTGGCTTTGCAGCAATGTTATGTACCGGACTCTACAGTATCTGCCTGGCAGGACCTCTGTACACGGCATCCAGGAACGTCCGCTGTGTACGCTGTACGAAAGCTGCCCTGTCTGTACTGATGTTTCTGGCCTTCCTGAGCA AGTTGGCATGTAAAATGGCTATGTATGCCCTCTGTACCAGCGATCACTGTATACAG tcTGCAAAAACGTCCCTAACAATCCTGGAATGGCTGGTGTTATTCAGCTCCTGTATAAGTCAAATCCTGCTGTATCGGGATTTCCAG GTTCTAAAAATAAAATTCAGGGAGAGCCTAAAGGAGGACTGGATAATCCTGAGGGACGACCTGGAGGAAACATCACCCAGCAAGGAAGAAAAGGAGCCAGACCCTGAGAAAATGGGGCCCTAG